In Hyphomicrobiales bacterium, the sequence CGTTCAGTGTCAGGCCGCGGGGCGAGCCTTTTGCGATGCTGATTTCGGTTTCGCGGCCGGTGTCGATGAACAGGCGGCCCTCGAAATCTGCGGGAGGAATCAGATAGTGCTTGCAGATCGCCGCGATGCGACGCTGCGTTTCGTCGATCGGATCTTCGCCGTTCCAGTACCAGACGTTCAGCGGCGCCGGCGGCTCGATGCCGAGCAGGGCGCGGCCACTGGCCATCGCCAAAGCCTCCGTCAAGGCCAGCGACGACTTTCCAACGCCACCGGGGGAGATCGTCGCCGAAAGGTACTTACGCGTTATGTGCGTGCCGTATAGGAAACGCCGCGGCGGGATCGCGCTCGGAGCGATCCATTTGAACGGCGTCGCCATGATCGGCTTGCGCTTCGGCGGCTCGTCGACCACCGGCGGCCCGATCTGGAAATCGTCATCTGCAATGGGCTTGTGCGCGTTCTTGGCCACCTCGCACTCTGCGCCAAAAATGATGGCGCGAAGCTGCTCGGCTGACATGGGGGCATCAGCGACATCGGCATCGCTCATGAGCGGATACCTCGATCACCGGCCGTCAACAGCACTTCAATCGCGGAACTCATTTCGTTCCCCTCTTGATCGCCTTGCGTTCAGCAGGGACAGGAGAGGAACCGGACGTGTTTTCAATCGCTTGAGTGCCGGGAACTTCGTTCACACGGGAGGGGTCACAGGTTCGATCCCTGTATCGCCCACCATTTTCCCAAATACGTCAGGGGCTTGCAGCTAAGCACCCCCTCCCCCAGATCACGAACCGCGAACATTCCCCAGATTTCCCCGGCCTTTCGGGAGAAACGGGGGACTGCACTCGCTCCATGGACGCGACGCAATCGCCATGGGCGCGCGCATGAGCAGCGCAACGGCGAAGGTTTCGACTCCGAACCTCGATTCCCCATCGGTTGGAGATCGACTTTACCCGGCTGCCGTGGTTCCGTTGGGGAATCCGGGGAGGCGCCGATGCAAATGCGGCATGGCTGGACGGCCCGAACGAAGCGATCTGCCTGCCTGGCGACAACGGCGCTGCTGACCGGCTGCGTCAGCACCGGCTTGAACTACGACAACCTGAAATCGGGGGAGTTCAGCGGTTCGGTCGTCGTGATCTGGGTGGGCGAAGGAGGACCGTCCGGCGACGGCAATTTCCTGTTTGTGCCAGACCCCGACAAGCCGCTCACATTCCGGAGACGCGACCCCAAAGCTCCGGGGGCGGTCATCAAACCCAGCATCATGTACACCGATGGAGGCTCGATCCCGAAGCTCGCGCAAGCCTTCCGGGGTTTTTCTCCATGGGGCTACGCGCCGGCCTACATGATCCACGACTGGCTCTTCGTCGCGCAGCACTGCATCCGCGATCGCGATCCCGCTCCTCGTTATCAGCGCCTCAAGGATGTGACCTTCGAGGAGTCCGCGAAGATCATCGGCGAGGCGATCCATACACTCGTCGATGCCAATCAGGTGAAGGAGAATGACACCGCCGCAAGCCTGATCACCGCCGCGGTCGGCACTGACATCGCGAGGAAGCGCTGGGAAGCGGATGGCGCCTGCGCCGAGTCCAAGGTCTCGGCGGAGGATCTCGCCTTGGCCAATCGCCTCGTTCCTGGCTCCACCGATGTCCAGTTCAAGCAAATGCGCCGGCAGATCCCGCAGGCGAAAATCGGCCAGTCCCGCATCATCGCCAGGGTGTCCTTCTAGCGGCATGCACTGGTCCTGGTCGGCTGCTATTGCGTGCTGACCTCGGCCTGAACTTCAGGACGCCCGGCTGCCCCTTGCCCCTCGTCACCGTGATCCGCTCGACCAGCATCTTCCGGCATTCTTTTCGCGCGTAATCTCGCCGATGAGGCAGTGGCCGTCCTTGGACACCCTCAGCGCAAGATGCGCGCCGCGCCGTCCGGCAGCGGCTGTCCGCCCTTGGCCAGCGCGACCAGTTCCTCCGCGAACCGGGCCGCGATCGGCAGGCGGAAGTGCAACGGATCCCAGTAGTTCTCGTCCCGCGCGGTGATCGGCGAGGCATGGGCGTAGTCGACCACGGTCGCGCCGTGGCGGCGCGCCAGGGCCGCGACCTCAGACTTGCAGGCGGCATAACGCTGCCAGCCGGCCGACCCCTCTCGCGGATAGCCCATCAGATGGGCCGGCGGCAGCACCAGCATCACCTGCGTCTCCTTCGGGAAGGCGGCGATCGCGTCCTCTAGCCAGGCGAGCGCGGGAAAGCGCCAGCCCGCGCGCTCGGCCTGCGAAACCGGCTCCGGTGTTGCGAGCGGTTCCAGACCGAGTGGTTCACCACCGTTGCGGGCATAGATGTGCCAGC encodes:
- a CDS encoding hypothetical protein (Evidence 5 : Unknown function); this translates as MPGTSFTREGSQVRSLYRPPFSQIRQGLAAKHPLPQITNREHSPDFPGLSGETGDCTRSMDATQSPWARA
- a CDS encoding conserved hypothetical protein (Evidence 4 : Unknown function but conserved in other organisms); this encodes MQMRHGWTARTKRSACLATTALLTGCVSTGLNYDNLKSGEFSGSVVVIWVGEGGPSGDGNFLFVPDPDKPLTFRRRDPKAPGAVIKPSIMYTDGGSIPKLAQAFRGFSPWGYAPAYMIHDWLFVAQHCIRDRDPAPRYQRLKDVTFEESAKIIGEAIHTLVDANQVKENDTAASLITAAVGTDIARKRWEADGACAESKVSAEDLALANRLVPGSTDVQFKQMRRQIPQAKIGQSRIIARVSF